Proteins from a single region of Paramormyrops kingsleyae isolate MSU_618 chromosome 9, PKINGS_0.4, whole genome shotgun sequence:
- the esrp1 gene encoding epithelial splicing regulatory protein 1 isoform X4, which produces MTANVDYLVALFCTTSGTSGNQLGSDEKEIIQLVWQVVDLANKKTGPVNEVFVKPKHLELTEECKEQSGIAEETISAAEPLEHALNQFIQQLSNGISFGTGTSFCLCTDGQLHVRQVIHPEASSKNIMLPECFYSFFDLRKDFKKSFPESADLKDLDVQSMAEYLNIKPDVSVYGYGSKKVQTMSDIILALISDPLCYKFSLPEGVNEKFETGTCSKMERVDDNTVIRARGLPWQSSDQDIARFFRGLSIAKGGVALCLNAQGRRNGEALVRFVSEEHRDLALRRHKHHMGNRYIEVYKATGEDFLKIAGGTSNEVAQFLSRENQVIVRMRGLPFTASAEDVLLFFAPACPVTGGKDGILFVKYPDGRPTGDAFVLFSCEEHAQNALKKHKEILGKRYIELFKSTVAEVQQVLNRYTSAPLIPIAPAPIIPVVPQPPFAPPPGVRDCVRLRGLPYTATIEDILEFLGEFTADIRPHGVHMVLNQQGRPSGDAFIQMKSAERAFLTAQRCHKKTMKDRYVEVFQCSAEEMNIVLMGGTLNRNGLSPPPCKLRRLSPPSYTFPPPTAILPPEAATLYQPQVLLAPRPVQPSPAFYPASTQLFMNYTAYYPSSAPALAAQPGALVRMQSLAYNSGVKEILNIVQGYQNPPEAVTLVDSLYAQPGGSEGLVALPALLSTKQPLQNRTHGHLGGPFLDLQLL; this is translated from the exons ATGACGGCGAATGTTGATTATTTGGTGGCGTTATTTTGTACAACATCTGGTACCAGTGGGAATCAGTTGGGATCGGACGAAAAGGAGATCATTCAGCTGGTCTGGCAAGTTGTGGACTTGGCGAACAAGAag ACCGGGCCAGTTAATGAAGTTTTCGTGAAGCCGAAACACTTGGAGCTGACCGAGGAATGTAAAGAACAAAGTGGGATAGCGGAGGAAACGATCTCTGCGGCAGAGCCTCTGGAGCACGCCTTAAACCAG TTTATCCAGCAACTGAGTAATGGAATCAGTTTTGGGACTGGAACCTCGTTCTGTTTATGTACCGATGGTCAGCTTCACGTCCGTCAAGTCATCCATCCTGAGGCCTCCAGCAAG AACATCATGCTTCCGGAATGTTTCTACTCATTTTTCGACTTGCGAAAGGACTTCAAGAAAAGCTTCCCAGAGTCGGCAGATCTGAAGGACTTAGACGTTCAGAGCATGGCAGAGT ATCTGAACATAAAGCCAGATGTTTCAGTCTATGGATATGGCTCCAAAAAGGTCCAGACCATGAGCGACATAATCCTGGCACTCATTTCAGACCCCCTGT gTTACAAATTCTCCCTCCCGGAAGGAGTAAATGAAAAATTTGAGACCGGCACCTG CAGCAAGATGGAGCGGGTGGACGACAACACGGTGATCCGCGCGCGTGGCCTCCCCTGGCAGTCGTCCGACCAGGACATCGCCCGTTTCTTCAGGGGCCTCAGCATTGCCAA AGGGGGGGTGGCGCTCTGCCTGAACGCCCAGGGTCGCAGGAACGGGGAGGCGCTGGTGCGCTTCGTCAGCGAGGAGCACCGAGATCTGGCACTCCGGAGGCACAAGCACCACATGGGCAACCGCTACATTGAG GTGTACAAGGCAACTGGTGAAGATTTCCTCAAAATAGCTGGTG GTACCTCCAATGAGGTAGCCCAGTTCCTGTCCAGGGAGAACCAGGTGATAGTGCGCATGAGGGGGCTCCCCTTCACCGCCAGCGCTGAGGATGTGCTGCTCTTCTTCGCTCCCGCCTGCCCTGTCACAGGCGGGAAGGACGGCATCCTCTTCGTCAAGTACCCCGACGGGAGGCCCACGGGGGATGCCTTCGTGCTGTTCTCCTGCGAGGAGCACGCTCAGAACGCCCTCAAGAAGCACAAGGAGATCCTAGGGAAGCGATACATTGAGCTGTTCAAGAGCACCGTGGCCGAAGTGCAGCAG GTGCTGAACAGGTACACGTCTGCGCCCCTGATCCCCATAGCACCGGCCCCCATCATCCCCGTGGTGCCCCAGCCACCCTTCGCTCCCCCCCCTGGGGTACGGGACTGCGTCCGGCTCAGAGGCCTTCCCTACACGGCCACAATCGAGGACATTCTGGAGTTTCTGGGGGAGTTCACAGCTGACATTCGCCCCCACGGGGTTCACATGGTGCTCAACCAGCAG GGCCGTCCGTCTGGGGACGCCTTCATCCAGATGAAGTCGGCGGAGAGGGCCTTCCTGACGGCCCAGAGGTGCCACAAGAAGACGATGAAAGACCGATACGTGGAGGTGTTTCAGTGCTCGGCCGAGGAGATGAACATTGTGTTAATGGGGGGCACCTTGAACAGGAATGGCTTGTCCCCACCGCCATGTAAGTTACGAC GCCTCTCCCCCCCCTCCTacaccttccccccccccacggccatCCTGCCCCCGGAGGCAGCCACTCTGTACCAGCCCCAGGTCCTGCTCGCCCCTCGGCCGGTCCAGCCCTCTCCTGCCTTCTACCCTGCCTCCACCCAGCTCTTCATGAACTACACCGCCTACTACCCCAG CAGTGCCCCCGCCCTGGCGGCCCAGCCCGGGGCCCTGGTGAGGATGCAGAGTCTTGCCTACAACAGCGGCGTTAAAGAAATCCTCAACATCGTCCAGGGCTACCAG AATCCCCCAGAGGCCGTGACTCTGGTGGATAGCTTGTATGCACAGCCTGGCGGCAGCGAAGGCCTGGTCGCTCTCCCGGCGCTCCTGTCAACCAAGCAGCCTTTGCAAAACCGAACCCACGGCCATCTGGGGGGTCCCTTCCTGGACCTACAGCTGCTTTAA
- the esrp1 gene encoding epithelial splicing regulatory protein 1 isoform X1, whose amino-acid sequence MTANVDYLVALFCTTSGTSGNQLGSDEKEIIQLVWQVVDLANKKTGPVNEVFVKPKHLELTEECKEQSGIAEETISAAEPLEHALNQFIQQLSNGISFGTGTSFCLCTDGQLHVRQVIHPEASSKNIMLPECFYSFFDLRKDFKKSFPESADLKDLDVQSMAEYLNIKPDVSVYGYGSKKVQTMSDIILALISDPLCYKFSLPEGVNEKFETGTCSKMERVDDNTVIRARGLPWQSSDQDIARFFRGLSIAKGGVALCLNAQGRRNGEALVRFVSEEHRDLALRRHKHHMGNRYIEVYKATGEDFLKIAGGTSNEVAQFLSRENQVIVRMRGLPFTASAEDVLLFFAPACPVTGGKDGILFVKYPDGRPTGDAFVLFSCEEHAQNALKKHKEILGKRYIELFKSTVAEVQQVLNRYTSAPLIPIAPAPIIPVVPQPPFAPPPGVRDCVRLRGLPYTATIEDILEFLGEFTADIRPHGVHMVLNQQGRPSGDAFIQMKSAERAFLTAQRCHKKTMKDRYVEVFQCSAEEMNIVLMGGTLNRNGLSPPPCKLRRLSPPSYTFPPPTAILPPEAATLYQPQVLLAPRPVQPSPAFYPASTQLFMNYTAYYPSPPGSPTSLNYFPSPSSAPALAAQPGALVRMQSLAYNSGVKEILNIVQGYQNPPEAVTLVDSLYAQPGGSEGLVALPALLSTKQPLQNRTHGHLGGPFLDLQLL is encoded by the exons ATGACGGCGAATGTTGATTATTTGGTGGCGTTATTTTGTACAACATCTGGTACCAGTGGGAATCAGTTGGGATCGGACGAAAAGGAGATCATTCAGCTGGTCTGGCAAGTTGTGGACTTGGCGAACAAGAag ACCGGGCCAGTTAATGAAGTTTTCGTGAAGCCGAAACACTTGGAGCTGACCGAGGAATGTAAAGAACAAAGTGGGATAGCGGAGGAAACGATCTCTGCGGCAGAGCCTCTGGAGCACGCCTTAAACCAG TTTATCCAGCAACTGAGTAATGGAATCAGTTTTGGGACTGGAACCTCGTTCTGTTTATGTACCGATGGTCAGCTTCACGTCCGTCAAGTCATCCATCCTGAGGCCTCCAGCAAG AACATCATGCTTCCGGAATGTTTCTACTCATTTTTCGACTTGCGAAAGGACTTCAAGAAAAGCTTCCCAGAGTCGGCAGATCTGAAGGACTTAGACGTTCAGAGCATGGCAGAGT ATCTGAACATAAAGCCAGATGTTTCAGTCTATGGATATGGCTCCAAAAAGGTCCAGACCATGAGCGACATAATCCTGGCACTCATTTCAGACCCCCTGT gTTACAAATTCTCCCTCCCGGAAGGAGTAAATGAAAAATTTGAGACCGGCACCTG CAGCAAGATGGAGCGGGTGGACGACAACACGGTGATCCGCGCGCGTGGCCTCCCCTGGCAGTCGTCCGACCAGGACATCGCCCGTTTCTTCAGGGGCCTCAGCATTGCCAA AGGGGGGGTGGCGCTCTGCCTGAACGCCCAGGGTCGCAGGAACGGGGAGGCGCTGGTGCGCTTCGTCAGCGAGGAGCACCGAGATCTGGCACTCCGGAGGCACAAGCACCACATGGGCAACCGCTACATTGAG GTGTACAAGGCAACTGGTGAAGATTTCCTCAAAATAGCTGGTG GTACCTCCAATGAGGTAGCCCAGTTCCTGTCCAGGGAGAACCAGGTGATAGTGCGCATGAGGGGGCTCCCCTTCACCGCCAGCGCTGAGGATGTGCTGCTCTTCTTCGCTCCCGCCTGCCCTGTCACAGGCGGGAAGGACGGCATCCTCTTCGTCAAGTACCCCGACGGGAGGCCCACGGGGGATGCCTTCGTGCTGTTCTCCTGCGAGGAGCACGCTCAGAACGCCCTCAAGAAGCACAAGGAGATCCTAGGGAAGCGATACATTGAGCTGTTCAAGAGCACCGTGGCCGAAGTGCAGCAG GTGCTGAACAGGTACACGTCTGCGCCCCTGATCCCCATAGCACCGGCCCCCATCATCCCCGTGGTGCCCCAGCCACCCTTCGCTCCCCCCCCTGGGGTACGGGACTGCGTCCGGCTCAGAGGCCTTCCCTACACGGCCACAATCGAGGACATTCTGGAGTTTCTGGGGGAGTTCACAGCTGACATTCGCCCCCACGGGGTTCACATGGTGCTCAACCAGCAG GGCCGTCCGTCTGGGGACGCCTTCATCCAGATGAAGTCGGCGGAGAGGGCCTTCCTGACGGCCCAGAGGTGCCACAAGAAGACGATGAAAGACCGATACGTGGAGGTGTTTCAGTGCTCGGCCGAGGAGATGAACATTGTGTTAATGGGGGGCACCTTGAACAGGAATGGCTTGTCCCCACCGCCATGTAAGTTACGAC GCCTCTCCCCCCCCTCCTacaccttccccccccccacggccatCCTGCCCCCGGAGGCAGCCACTCTGTACCAGCCCCAGGTCCTGCTCGCCCCTCGGCCGGTCCAGCCCTCTCCTGCCTTCTACCCTGCCTCCACCCAGCTCTTCATGAACTACACCGCCTACTACCCCAG CCCCCCAGGCTCTCCAACCAGCCTGAACTATTTCCCCTCCCCCAGCAGTGCCCCCGCCCTGGCGGCCCAGCCCGGGGCCCTGGTGAGGATGCAGAGTCTTGCCTACAACAGCGGCGTTAAAGAAATCCTCAACATCGTCCAGGGCTACCAG AATCCCCCAGAGGCCGTGACTCTGGTGGATAGCTTGTATGCACAGCCTGGCGGCAGCGAAGGCCTGGTCGCTCTCCCGGCGCTCCTGTCAACCAAGCAGCCTTTGCAAAACCGAACCCACGGCCATCTGGGGGGTCCCTTCCTGGACCTACAGCTGCTTTAA
- the esrp1 gene encoding epithelial splicing regulatory protein 1 isoform X3 produces the protein MTANVDYLVALFCTTSGTSGNQLGSDEKEIIQLVWQVVDLANKKTGPVNEVFVKPKHLELTEECKEQSGIAEETISAAEPLEHALNQFIQQLSNGISFGTGTSFCLCTDGQLHVRQVIHPEASSKNIMLPECFYSFFDLRKDFKKSFPESADLKDLDVQSMAEYLNIKPDVSVYGYGSKKVQTMSDIILALISDPLCYKFSLPEGVNEKFETGTCSKMERVDDNTVIRARGLPWQSSDQDIARFFRGLSIAKGGVALCLNAQGRRNGEALVRFVSEEHRDLALRRHKHHMGNRYIEVYKATGEDFLKIAGGTSNEVAQFLSRENQVIVRMRGLPFTASAEDVLLFFAPACPVTGGKDGILFVKYPDGRPTGDAFVLFSCEEHAQNALKKHKEILGKRYIELFKSTVAEVQQVLNRYTSAPLIPIAPAPIIPVVPQPPFAPPPGVRDCVRLRGLPYTATIEDILEFLGEFTADIRPHGVHMVLNQQGRPSGDAFIQMKSAERAFLTAQRCHKKTMKDRYVEVFQCSAEEMNIVLMGGTLNRNGLSPPPCLSPPSYTFPPPTAILPPEAATLYQPQVLLAPRPVQPSPAFYPASTQLFMNYTAYYPSPPGSPTSLNYFPSPSSAPALAAQPGALVRMQSLAYNSGVKEILNIVQGYQNPPEAVTLVDSLYAQPGGSEGLVALPALLSTKQPLQNRTHGHLGGPFLDLQLL, from the exons ATGACGGCGAATGTTGATTATTTGGTGGCGTTATTTTGTACAACATCTGGTACCAGTGGGAATCAGTTGGGATCGGACGAAAAGGAGATCATTCAGCTGGTCTGGCAAGTTGTGGACTTGGCGAACAAGAag ACCGGGCCAGTTAATGAAGTTTTCGTGAAGCCGAAACACTTGGAGCTGACCGAGGAATGTAAAGAACAAAGTGGGATAGCGGAGGAAACGATCTCTGCGGCAGAGCCTCTGGAGCACGCCTTAAACCAG TTTATCCAGCAACTGAGTAATGGAATCAGTTTTGGGACTGGAACCTCGTTCTGTTTATGTACCGATGGTCAGCTTCACGTCCGTCAAGTCATCCATCCTGAGGCCTCCAGCAAG AACATCATGCTTCCGGAATGTTTCTACTCATTTTTCGACTTGCGAAAGGACTTCAAGAAAAGCTTCCCAGAGTCGGCAGATCTGAAGGACTTAGACGTTCAGAGCATGGCAGAGT ATCTGAACATAAAGCCAGATGTTTCAGTCTATGGATATGGCTCCAAAAAGGTCCAGACCATGAGCGACATAATCCTGGCACTCATTTCAGACCCCCTGT gTTACAAATTCTCCCTCCCGGAAGGAGTAAATGAAAAATTTGAGACCGGCACCTG CAGCAAGATGGAGCGGGTGGACGACAACACGGTGATCCGCGCGCGTGGCCTCCCCTGGCAGTCGTCCGACCAGGACATCGCCCGTTTCTTCAGGGGCCTCAGCATTGCCAA AGGGGGGGTGGCGCTCTGCCTGAACGCCCAGGGTCGCAGGAACGGGGAGGCGCTGGTGCGCTTCGTCAGCGAGGAGCACCGAGATCTGGCACTCCGGAGGCACAAGCACCACATGGGCAACCGCTACATTGAG GTGTACAAGGCAACTGGTGAAGATTTCCTCAAAATAGCTGGTG GTACCTCCAATGAGGTAGCCCAGTTCCTGTCCAGGGAGAACCAGGTGATAGTGCGCATGAGGGGGCTCCCCTTCACCGCCAGCGCTGAGGATGTGCTGCTCTTCTTCGCTCCCGCCTGCCCTGTCACAGGCGGGAAGGACGGCATCCTCTTCGTCAAGTACCCCGACGGGAGGCCCACGGGGGATGCCTTCGTGCTGTTCTCCTGCGAGGAGCACGCTCAGAACGCCCTCAAGAAGCACAAGGAGATCCTAGGGAAGCGATACATTGAGCTGTTCAAGAGCACCGTGGCCGAAGTGCAGCAG GTGCTGAACAGGTACACGTCTGCGCCCCTGATCCCCATAGCACCGGCCCCCATCATCCCCGTGGTGCCCCAGCCACCCTTCGCTCCCCCCCCTGGGGTACGGGACTGCGTCCGGCTCAGAGGCCTTCCCTACACGGCCACAATCGAGGACATTCTGGAGTTTCTGGGGGAGTTCACAGCTGACATTCGCCCCCACGGGGTTCACATGGTGCTCAACCAGCAG GGCCGTCCGTCTGGGGACGCCTTCATCCAGATGAAGTCGGCGGAGAGGGCCTTCCTGACGGCCCAGAGGTGCCACAAGAAGACGATGAAAGACCGATACGTGGAGGTGTTTCAGTGCTCGGCCGAGGAGATGAACATTGTGTTAATGGGGGGCACCTTGAACAGGAATGGCTTGTCCCCACCGCCAT GCCTCTCCCCCCCCTCCTacaccttccccccccccacggccatCCTGCCCCCGGAGGCAGCCACTCTGTACCAGCCCCAGGTCCTGCTCGCCCCTCGGCCGGTCCAGCCCTCTCCTGCCTTCTACCCTGCCTCCACCCAGCTCTTCATGAACTACACCGCCTACTACCCCAG CCCCCCAGGCTCTCCAACCAGCCTGAACTATTTCCCCTCCCCCAGCAGTGCCCCCGCCCTGGCGGCCCAGCCCGGGGCCCTGGTGAGGATGCAGAGTCTTGCCTACAACAGCGGCGTTAAAGAAATCCTCAACATCGTCCAGGGCTACCAG AATCCCCCAGAGGCCGTGACTCTGGTGGATAGCTTGTATGCACAGCCTGGCGGCAGCGAAGGCCTGGTCGCTCTCCCGGCGCTCCTGTCAACCAAGCAGCCTTTGCAAAACCGAACCCACGGCCATCTGGGGGGTCCCTTCCTGGACCTACAGCTGCTTTAA
- the esrp1 gene encoding epithelial splicing regulatory protein 1 isoform X2: MTANVDYLVALFCTTSGTSGNQLGSDEKEIIQLVWQVVDLANKKTGPVNEVFVKPKHLELTEECKEQSGIAEETISAAEPLEHALNQFIQQLSNGISFGTGTSFCLCTDGQLHVRQVIHPEASSKNIMLPECFYSFFDLRKDFKKSFPESADLKDLDVQSMAEYLNIKPDVSVYGYGSKKVQTMSDIILALISDPLCYKFSLPEGVNEKFETGTCKMERVDDNTVIRARGLPWQSSDQDIARFFRGLSIAKGGVALCLNAQGRRNGEALVRFVSEEHRDLALRRHKHHMGNRYIEVYKATGEDFLKIAGGTSNEVAQFLSRENQVIVRMRGLPFTASAEDVLLFFAPACPVTGGKDGILFVKYPDGRPTGDAFVLFSCEEHAQNALKKHKEILGKRYIELFKSTVAEVQQVLNRYTSAPLIPIAPAPIIPVVPQPPFAPPPGVRDCVRLRGLPYTATIEDILEFLGEFTADIRPHGVHMVLNQQGRPSGDAFIQMKSAERAFLTAQRCHKKTMKDRYVEVFQCSAEEMNIVLMGGTLNRNGLSPPPCKLRRLSPPSYTFPPPTAILPPEAATLYQPQVLLAPRPVQPSPAFYPASTQLFMNYTAYYPSPPGSPTSLNYFPSPSSAPALAAQPGALVRMQSLAYNSGVKEILNIVQGYQNPPEAVTLVDSLYAQPGGSEGLVALPALLSTKQPLQNRTHGHLGGPFLDLQLL, from the exons ATGACGGCGAATGTTGATTATTTGGTGGCGTTATTTTGTACAACATCTGGTACCAGTGGGAATCAGTTGGGATCGGACGAAAAGGAGATCATTCAGCTGGTCTGGCAAGTTGTGGACTTGGCGAACAAGAag ACCGGGCCAGTTAATGAAGTTTTCGTGAAGCCGAAACACTTGGAGCTGACCGAGGAATGTAAAGAACAAAGTGGGATAGCGGAGGAAACGATCTCTGCGGCAGAGCCTCTGGAGCACGCCTTAAACCAG TTTATCCAGCAACTGAGTAATGGAATCAGTTTTGGGACTGGAACCTCGTTCTGTTTATGTACCGATGGTCAGCTTCACGTCCGTCAAGTCATCCATCCTGAGGCCTCCAGCAAG AACATCATGCTTCCGGAATGTTTCTACTCATTTTTCGACTTGCGAAAGGACTTCAAGAAAAGCTTCCCAGAGTCGGCAGATCTGAAGGACTTAGACGTTCAGAGCATGGCAGAGT ATCTGAACATAAAGCCAGATGTTTCAGTCTATGGATATGGCTCCAAAAAGGTCCAGACCATGAGCGACATAATCCTGGCACTCATTTCAGACCCCCTGT gTTACAAATTCTCCCTCCCGGAAGGAGTAAATGAAAAATTTGAGACCGGCACCTG CAAGATGGAGCGGGTGGACGACAACACGGTGATCCGCGCGCGTGGCCTCCCCTGGCAGTCGTCCGACCAGGACATCGCCCGTTTCTTCAGGGGCCTCAGCATTGCCAA AGGGGGGGTGGCGCTCTGCCTGAACGCCCAGGGTCGCAGGAACGGGGAGGCGCTGGTGCGCTTCGTCAGCGAGGAGCACCGAGATCTGGCACTCCGGAGGCACAAGCACCACATGGGCAACCGCTACATTGAG GTGTACAAGGCAACTGGTGAAGATTTCCTCAAAATAGCTGGTG GTACCTCCAATGAGGTAGCCCAGTTCCTGTCCAGGGAGAACCAGGTGATAGTGCGCATGAGGGGGCTCCCCTTCACCGCCAGCGCTGAGGATGTGCTGCTCTTCTTCGCTCCCGCCTGCCCTGTCACAGGCGGGAAGGACGGCATCCTCTTCGTCAAGTACCCCGACGGGAGGCCCACGGGGGATGCCTTCGTGCTGTTCTCCTGCGAGGAGCACGCTCAGAACGCCCTCAAGAAGCACAAGGAGATCCTAGGGAAGCGATACATTGAGCTGTTCAAGAGCACCGTGGCCGAAGTGCAGCAG GTGCTGAACAGGTACACGTCTGCGCCCCTGATCCCCATAGCACCGGCCCCCATCATCCCCGTGGTGCCCCAGCCACCCTTCGCTCCCCCCCCTGGGGTACGGGACTGCGTCCGGCTCAGAGGCCTTCCCTACACGGCCACAATCGAGGACATTCTGGAGTTTCTGGGGGAGTTCACAGCTGACATTCGCCCCCACGGGGTTCACATGGTGCTCAACCAGCAG GGCCGTCCGTCTGGGGACGCCTTCATCCAGATGAAGTCGGCGGAGAGGGCCTTCCTGACGGCCCAGAGGTGCCACAAGAAGACGATGAAAGACCGATACGTGGAGGTGTTTCAGTGCTCGGCCGAGGAGATGAACATTGTGTTAATGGGGGGCACCTTGAACAGGAATGGCTTGTCCCCACCGCCATGTAAGTTACGAC GCCTCTCCCCCCCCTCCTacaccttccccccccccacggccatCCTGCCCCCGGAGGCAGCCACTCTGTACCAGCCCCAGGTCCTGCTCGCCCCTCGGCCGGTCCAGCCCTCTCCTGCCTTCTACCCTGCCTCCACCCAGCTCTTCATGAACTACACCGCCTACTACCCCAG CCCCCCAGGCTCTCCAACCAGCCTGAACTATTTCCCCTCCCCCAGCAGTGCCCCCGCCCTGGCGGCCCAGCCCGGGGCCCTGGTGAGGATGCAGAGTCTTGCCTACAACAGCGGCGTTAAAGAAATCCTCAACATCGTCCAGGGCTACCAG AATCCCCCAGAGGCCGTGACTCTGGTGGATAGCTTGTATGCACAGCCTGGCGGCAGCGAAGGCCTGGTCGCTCTCCCGGCGCTCCTGTCAACCAAGCAGCCTTTGCAAAACCGAACCCACGGCCATCTGGGGGGTCCCTTCCTGGACCTACAGCTGCTTTAA
- the esrp1 gene encoding epithelial splicing regulatory protein 1 isoform X5 yields MTANVDYLVALFCTTSGTSGNQLGSDEKEIIQLVWQVVDLANKKTGPVNEVFVKPKHLELTEECKEQSGIAEETISAAEPLEHALNQFIQQLSNGISFGTGTSFCLCTDGQLHVRQVIHPEASSKNIMLPECFYSFFDLRKDFKKSFPESADLKDLDVQSMAEYLNIKPDVSVYGYGSKKVQTMSDIILALISDPLCYKFSLPEGVNEKFETGTCSKMERVDDNTVIRARGLPWQSSDQDIARFFRGLSIAKGGVALCLNAQGRRNGEALVRFVSEEHRDLALRRHKHHMGNRYIEVYKATGEDFLKIAGGTSNEVAQFLSRENQVIVRMRGLPFTASAEDVLLFFAPACPVTGGKDGILFVKYPDGRPTGDAFVLFSCEEHAQNALKKHKEILGKRYIELFKSTVAEVQQVLNRYTSAPLIPIAPAPIIPVVPQPPFAPPPGVRDCVRLRGLPYTATIEDILEFLGEFTADIRPHGVHMVLNQQGRPSGDAFIQMKSAERAFLTAQRCHKKTMKDRYVEVFQCSAEEMNIVLMGGTLNRNGLSPPPCKLRRLSPPSYTFPPPTAILPPEAATLYQPQVLLAPRPVQPSPAFYPASTQLFMNYTAYYPSAPALAAQPGALVRMQSLAYNSGVKEILNIVQGYQNPPEAVTLVDSLYAQPGGSEGLVALPALLSTKQPLQNRTHGHLGGPFLDLQLL; encoded by the exons ATGACGGCGAATGTTGATTATTTGGTGGCGTTATTTTGTACAACATCTGGTACCAGTGGGAATCAGTTGGGATCGGACGAAAAGGAGATCATTCAGCTGGTCTGGCAAGTTGTGGACTTGGCGAACAAGAag ACCGGGCCAGTTAATGAAGTTTTCGTGAAGCCGAAACACTTGGAGCTGACCGAGGAATGTAAAGAACAAAGTGGGATAGCGGAGGAAACGATCTCTGCGGCAGAGCCTCTGGAGCACGCCTTAAACCAG TTTATCCAGCAACTGAGTAATGGAATCAGTTTTGGGACTGGAACCTCGTTCTGTTTATGTACCGATGGTCAGCTTCACGTCCGTCAAGTCATCCATCCTGAGGCCTCCAGCAAG AACATCATGCTTCCGGAATGTTTCTACTCATTTTTCGACTTGCGAAAGGACTTCAAGAAAAGCTTCCCAGAGTCGGCAGATCTGAAGGACTTAGACGTTCAGAGCATGGCAGAGT ATCTGAACATAAAGCCAGATGTTTCAGTCTATGGATATGGCTCCAAAAAGGTCCAGACCATGAGCGACATAATCCTGGCACTCATTTCAGACCCCCTGT gTTACAAATTCTCCCTCCCGGAAGGAGTAAATGAAAAATTTGAGACCGGCACCTG CAGCAAGATGGAGCGGGTGGACGACAACACGGTGATCCGCGCGCGTGGCCTCCCCTGGCAGTCGTCCGACCAGGACATCGCCCGTTTCTTCAGGGGCCTCAGCATTGCCAA AGGGGGGGTGGCGCTCTGCCTGAACGCCCAGGGTCGCAGGAACGGGGAGGCGCTGGTGCGCTTCGTCAGCGAGGAGCACCGAGATCTGGCACTCCGGAGGCACAAGCACCACATGGGCAACCGCTACATTGAG GTGTACAAGGCAACTGGTGAAGATTTCCTCAAAATAGCTGGTG GTACCTCCAATGAGGTAGCCCAGTTCCTGTCCAGGGAGAACCAGGTGATAGTGCGCATGAGGGGGCTCCCCTTCACCGCCAGCGCTGAGGATGTGCTGCTCTTCTTCGCTCCCGCCTGCCCTGTCACAGGCGGGAAGGACGGCATCCTCTTCGTCAAGTACCCCGACGGGAGGCCCACGGGGGATGCCTTCGTGCTGTTCTCCTGCGAGGAGCACGCTCAGAACGCCCTCAAGAAGCACAAGGAGATCCTAGGGAAGCGATACATTGAGCTGTTCAAGAGCACCGTGGCCGAAGTGCAGCAG GTGCTGAACAGGTACACGTCTGCGCCCCTGATCCCCATAGCACCGGCCCCCATCATCCCCGTGGTGCCCCAGCCACCCTTCGCTCCCCCCCCTGGGGTACGGGACTGCGTCCGGCTCAGAGGCCTTCCCTACACGGCCACAATCGAGGACATTCTGGAGTTTCTGGGGGAGTTCACAGCTGACATTCGCCCCCACGGGGTTCACATGGTGCTCAACCAGCAG GGCCGTCCGTCTGGGGACGCCTTCATCCAGATGAAGTCGGCGGAGAGGGCCTTCCTGACGGCCCAGAGGTGCCACAAGAAGACGATGAAAGACCGATACGTGGAGGTGTTTCAGTGCTCGGCCGAGGAGATGAACATTGTGTTAATGGGGGGCACCTTGAACAGGAATGGCTTGTCCCCACCGCCATGTAAGTTACGAC GCCTCTCCCCCCCCTCCTacaccttccccccccccacggccatCCTGCCCCCGGAGGCAGCCACTCTGTACCAGCCCCAGGTCCTGCTCGCCCCTCGGCCGGTCCAGCCCTCTCCTGCCTTCTACCCTGCCTCCACCCAGCTCTTCATGAACTACACCGCCTACTACCCCAG TGCCCCCGCCCTGGCGGCCCAGCCCGGGGCCCTGGTGAGGATGCAGAGTCTTGCCTACAACAGCGGCGTTAAAGAAATCCTCAACATCGTCCAGGGCTACCAG AATCCCCCAGAGGCCGTGACTCTGGTGGATAGCTTGTATGCACAGCCTGGCGGCAGCGAAGGCCTGGTCGCTCTCCCGGCGCTCCTGTCAACCAAGCAGCCTTTGCAAAACCGAACCCACGGCCATCTGGGGGGTCCCTTCCTGGACCTACAGCTGCTTTAA